A stretch of Pseudomonas sp. LRP2-20 DNA encodes these proteins:
- a CDS encoding microcin C ABC transporter permease YejB — protein sequence MTSYILRRLLLIIPTLLAILLVNFAIVQAAPGGPVEQAVARLQGLGGGAPGSRVEVVHGESRATRGLDPKLIEEIKRQYGFDKTAPERLWLMLGQYARLDFGQSFFRGAKVTDLILDKLPVTLSLGFWATLITYLVSIPLGIRKAVRHGSRFDAWSSALIVVGYALPSFLFALLLIVLFAGGTSLNWFPVRGLVSDDFDQLSLLGKVADYFWHLVLPVGALVIGGFATLTLLTKNAFLDEISRQYVVTARAKGLSERRVLYGHVLRNAMLLVLAGLPQALITVFFAGSLLIEVIFSLDGLGRLSYEAAVSRDYPVVFGTLFIFTLAGLLFRLIGDLAFTVLDPRIDFDSRAH from the coding sequence ATGACCAGCTACATCCTGCGGCGCCTGCTGCTGATCATCCCGACCTTGCTGGCGATCCTGCTGGTCAACTTCGCCATCGTCCAGGCCGCCCCCGGTGGCCCGGTCGAGCAGGCCGTGGCGCGGTTGCAGGGCCTCGGCGGTGGCGCGCCCGGCTCGCGGGTAGAGGTGGTACACGGCGAATCCCGTGCCACCCGCGGTCTGGACCCGAAGCTGATCGAGGAGATCAAACGCCAGTACGGCTTCGACAAGACAGCGCCAGAGCGCCTGTGGCTGATGCTCGGCCAGTACGCCCGGCTGGACTTCGGCCAGAGTTTTTTCCGCGGCGCCAAGGTCACCGACCTGATCCTCGACAAGCTGCCGGTGACCCTGTCGCTGGGCTTCTGGGCCACGCTGATCACCTACCTGGTGTCGATCCCGCTGGGCATCCGCAAGGCGGTGCGCCATGGCAGCCGCTTCGATGCCTGGAGCAGCGCGCTGATCGTGGTCGGCTATGCCCTGCCCTCGTTCCTGTTCGCCTTGCTGCTGATCGTATTGTTCGCCGGTGGCACTTCGCTGAACTGGTTCCCGGTACGTGGCCTGGTCTCGGACGACTTCGACCAGCTCAGCCTGCTGGGCAAGGTCGCCGACTACTTCTGGCACCTGGTACTGCCCGTCGGCGCCCTGGTGATCGGTGGCTTTGCCACCCTCACCCTGCTGACCAAGAACGCCTTCCTCGATGAAATCTCCCGCCAGTACGTGGTCACCGCCCGCGCCAAGGGCCTCAGCGAACGCCGCGTGCTGTATGGGCACGTGCTGCGCAACGCCATGCTGCTGGTGCTGGCCGGGCTGCCGCAGGCGTTGATCACCGTGTTTTTCGCAGGCTCCTTGCTGATCGAGGTGATCTTCTCCCTCGACGGCCTTGGCCGCCTGAGCTACGAGGCGGCCGTGTCACGCGATTACCCGGTGGTGTTCGGCACGCTGTTCATCTTCACCCTGGCCGGCCTGCTGTTCCGCCTGATCGGTGACCTGGCCTTCACCGTGCTCGATCCGCGCATCGACTTCGACTCGAGGGCACACTGA
- a CDS encoding ABC transporter permease, which translates to MLSPVSRRRLLRFRRNRLGWVSLWLFAGVLLLSLCAELVANDKPLLLSYKGDLYMPALKRYSEQQFGGQLPFQPDYRSAYVRQLIEGQGGWMLFAPIPFSADTPNYDLLVPTPSPPSASNWLGTDDQGRDVLARVLYGTRTSLLFAFALTLISVLIGVGAGALQGYYGGWVDLFGQRLLEVWSGLPVLYLLIILSGFVEPDFWWLLGIMALFSWLTLVDVVRAEFLRGRNLEYVKAARALGLPDTQVMLRHVLPNAMNATLTYVPFMLTGAITTLTALDFLGFGMPAGSASLGELVTQGKQHLEAPWLGFTAFFALAVILSLLVFIGDALREAFDPRG; encoded by the coding sequence ATGCTGTCGCCAGTCTCGCGTCGTCGCCTGCTGCGCTTTCGCCGCAACCGCCTGGGCTGGGTGTCGCTGTGGCTGTTTGCCGGCGTGCTGCTGCTGAGCCTTTGCGCCGAACTGGTGGCCAACGACAAACCCCTGCTGCTGAGCTACAAAGGCGACTTGTACATGCCGGCGCTCAAGCGCTACAGCGAACAGCAGTTCGGTGGCCAACTGCCGTTCCAGCCAGACTACCGCAGCGCCTATGTGCGCCAGCTGATCGAGGGCCAGGGCGGCTGGATGCTGTTCGCCCCCATCCCGTTCAGCGCCGACACCCCCAACTACGACCTGCTGGTGCCCACCCCCAGCCCACCCAGCGCGAGCAACTGGCTGGGCACCGACGACCAGGGCCGCGACGTGCTGGCGCGGGTGCTGTATGGCACCCGCACCTCGCTGTTGTTCGCCTTTGCCCTGACGCTGATCAGCGTGCTGATCGGTGTTGGCGCCGGCGCGCTGCAAGGCTATTACGGCGGCTGGGTGGACCTGTTCGGGCAACGCCTGCTGGAGGTGTGGTCGGGGCTTCCGGTGCTGTACCTGCTGATCATCCTCAGCGGCTTCGTCGAGCCGGACTTCTGGTGGCTGCTGGGGATCATGGCGCTGTTTTCGTGGTTGACCCTGGTGGATGTGGTGCGCGCCGAGTTTCTCCGTGGGCGCAACCTGGAGTACGTGAAGGCGGCCCGAGCATTGGGGTTGCCGGATACCCAGGTGATGCTGCGCCACGTGCTGCCCAACGCGATGAATGCGACGCTGACCTATGTTCCCTTCATGCTGACCGGGGCGATCACCACCTTGACCGCTCTGGACTTTCTTGGCTTCGGCATGCCCGCCGGCAGTGCCTCGCTGGGCGAGCTGGTGACTCAGGGCAAGCAGCATCTGGAGGCGCCCTGGCTGGGCTTTACCGCGTTTTTTGCACTGGCGGTGATCCTGTCGCTGCTGGTGTTCATCGGGGATGCCCTGCGCGAAGCGTTCGACCCCAGAGGATAG
- a CDS encoding sigma-54 interaction domain-containing protein has protein sequence MHDSDSLKDYPQVRQLAIRSLFEIIEQSSEGTVIVDRDARIVWMNERYARRFGLTDAASAIGQPCEAVIPGSLMRQVVSNGRPILLDMLDTPNEPLVVMRLPIHDAQGALIGAIGFALFEELRSLSPLLKRYSSMQQELASTRSQLRARQAKYSFAQFVGSSPASLEAKRRARRGAGSDSPVLLLGETGTGKELLAHAIHAASARAHKAFVSINSAAIPETLLEAEFFGTAPGAFTGADRKGRSGKLQLAEGGTLFLDEIGDMPLALQSKLLRVLQEKEYEPVGSNQMLRSDVRIIAATSIDLQAAMARGAFRADLYYRLNVLPIAVPPLRERIEDLPALCEAILAELGSQYELELDALALLARHAWPGNIRELRNVLERATLLTDQPRLGVAELTAALGPLSPVAGQEQRMSYREACEQFERQLIAGALAEQAGNVPEAAKALGLGRSTLYKKMVALGL, from the coding sequence ATGCACGACAGCGACAGCCTCAAGGACTACCCCCAGGTACGGCAACTGGCGATCCGCTCGCTGTTCGAGATCATCGAGCAGTCCAGCGAAGGCACGGTGATCGTCGACCGCGACGCTCGCATCGTCTGGATGAACGAGCGCTACGCCAGGCGTTTTGGCCTCACCGACGCCGCCAGCGCAATCGGCCAGCCCTGCGAGGCGGTCATCCCGGGCAGCCTGATGCGTCAGGTGGTGAGCAATGGCCGGCCAATCCTGCTGGACATGCTCGACACCCCCAACGAGCCGCTAGTGGTGATGCGCCTGCCGATCCACGATGCCCAGGGTGCACTGATCGGCGCCATCGGCTTTGCCCTGTTCGAAGAGCTGCGCAGCCTGTCGCCCCTGCTCAAGCGCTATTCGAGCATGCAGCAGGAACTGGCCAGCACCCGTTCGCAATTGCGCGCACGCCAGGCCAAATACAGCTTCGCCCAGTTCGTCGGCAGCAGCCCGGCCAGCCTCGAGGCCAAGCGCCGCGCGCGGCGCGGTGCGGGCAGCGATTCGCCGGTGCTGCTGCTGGGCGAAACCGGCACCGGCAAAGAGCTGCTGGCCCATGCCATCCACGCCGCCTCCGCGCGGGCACACAAGGCCTTCGTCAGCATCAACAGCGCAGCGATCCCCGAGACCTTGCTGGAGGCCGAATTCTTCGGCACCGCGCCCGGCGCCTTTACCGGTGCCGACCGCAAGGGCCGCAGCGGCAAGCTGCAACTGGCCGAGGGCGGCACGTTGTTCCTCGACGAAATCGGTGACATGCCCCTGGCGCTGCAGAGCAAGCTGCTGCGTGTGCTGCAGGAAAAGGAGTACGAACCGGTCGGCTCGAACCAGATGCTGCGCAGCGATGTGCGCATCATTGCCGCTACCTCCATCGACCTGCAGGCCGCCATGGCTCGGGGGGCGTTCCGTGCCGACCTGTACTACCGGCTGAATGTGCTGCCGATCGCGGTACCGCCGCTGCGCGAGCGGATCGAGGACCTGCCGGCGTTGTGCGAAGCGATCCTGGCCGAACTGGGCAGCCAGTACGAGCTGGAGCTCGATGCCCTGGCCTTGTTGGCGCGGCACGCGTGGCCGGGGAACATTCGCGAGCTGCGCAATGTGCTGGAGCGGGCGACATTGCTGACTGACCAGCCACGCCTGGGCGTAGCCGAGCTGACGGCGGCGCTGGGGCCGTTGAGCCCGGTTGCGGGTCAGGAACAGCGGATGAGCTATCGTGAGGCGTGTGAACAGTTCGAGCGGCAGCTGATTGCCGGGGCGTTGGCCGAACAGGCGGGGAATGTGCCGGAAGCTGCCAAGGCGCTGGGGTTGGGGCGCTCGACCTTGTACAAGAAAATGGTAGCCCTTGGTCTCTGA
- a CDS encoding GntP family permease, translating to MTVLIALAALALLMLAAYRGYSVILFAPIAALGAVLLTDPAAVAPAFTGVFMEKMVGFIKLYFPVFLLGAVFGKLIELSGFSRSIVAAAIRLLGTRQAMLVIVLVCALLTYGGVSLFVVVFAVYPFAAEMFRQSDIPKRLIPATIALGAFSFTMDALPGTPQIQNIIPSTFFNTTAWAAPWLGLIGTLFVFCSGMLYLQRQRNKAQRAGEGYGSNLRNEPETAADLALPNPWLALSPLVLVGVMNLLFTHWIPQWYGTSHTLQLPGMSAPVNSDVAKLTAIWAVQAALLVGILMVLVCAFGVIRERLAEGTKSAVGGALLAAMNTASEYGFGAVIASLPGFLVLADALRGIPNPLVNEAITVTLLAGITGSASGGMSIALAAMSDSFIAAAHAANIPLEVLHRVAAMASGGMDTLPHNGAVITLLAVTGLTHREAYKDIFGITLIKTLAVFVVIATFYATGIV from the coding sequence ATGACCGTGCTCATCGCCCTCGCCGCCTTGGCCCTGCTGATGCTGGCCGCCTACCGCGGTTACAGCGTAATCCTCTTCGCCCCGATCGCCGCCCTCGGCGCCGTCCTGCTCACCGACCCGGCCGCCGTGGCCCCCGCGTTCACCGGGGTGTTCATGGAAAAAATGGTCGGCTTCATCAAGCTGTACTTCCCGGTGTTCCTGCTCGGCGCGGTGTTCGGCAAACTCATCGAACTGTCGGGCTTCTCGCGCTCGATCGTCGCCGCCGCCATCCGCCTGCTCGGTACCCGCCAGGCGATGCTGGTCATCGTGCTGGTCTGCGCCCTGCTCACCTACGGTGGTGTGTCGTTGTTCGTGGTGGTGTTCGCGGTGTATCCGTTCGCCGCCGAGATGTTCCGCCAGAGCGACATCCCCAAACGCCTGATCCCGGCGACCATCGCCCTGGGCGCGTTCTCGTTCACCATGGATGCCTTGCCCGGCACCCCGCAGATCCAGAACATCATCCCCAGCACCTTCTTCAACACCACCGCCTGGGCCGCGCCATGGCTGGGCCTGATCGGCACGCTGTTCGTGTTCTGCAGCGGCATGCTTTACCTGCAGCGCCAACGCAACAAGGCTCAGCGAGCGGGTGAAGGCTACGGCAGCAACCTGCGCAACGAGCCTGAGACGGCTGCCGACCTGGCCCTGCCCAACCCCTGGCTGGCCCTGTCGCCGCTGGTGCTGGTGGGCGTGATGAACCTGCTGTTCACCCACTGGATCCCGCAGTGGTACGGCACCAGCCACACCCTACAGTTGCCCGGCATGAGCGCGCCGGTAAACAGTGACGTGGCCAAGCTCACGGCAATCTGGGCGGTGCAGGCCGCGCTGCTGGTAGGCATCCTGATGGTGCTGGTGTGCGCCTTCGGGGTGATCCGCGAACGCCTGGCCGAGGGCACCAAGAGCGCGGTCGGCGGCGCCCTGCTGGCGGCCATGAACACTGCGTCCGAGTACGGTTTTGGCGCGGTGATCGCCTCGCTGCCAGGTTTTCTGGTACTGGCTGATGCCTTGCGCGGCATTCCCAATCCGTTGGTCAACGAAGCGATCACCGTGACCCTGCTGGCCGGCATCACCGGCTCCGCCTCAGGTGGCATGAGCATCGCCCTGGCGGCCATGAGTGACAGCTTCATCGCCGCGGCCCACGCCGCCAACATTCCCCTCGAAGTGCTGCACCGGGTGGCCGCGATGGCCAGCGGCGGCATGGACACCCTGCCGCACAACGGCGCGGTGATCACCTTGCTGGCGGTGACCGGGCTGACCCACCGCGAAGCCTACAAGGACATTTTCGGTATTACCCTGATCAAGACCCTGGCGGTATTCGTGGTCATCGCCACCTTCTACGCCACCGGCATCGTCTAA
- the hbdH gene encoding 3-hydroxybutyrate dehydrogenase — translation MTLKGKTALVTGSTSGIGLGIAQVLARAGANILLNGFGDPAAALAQIASHGVKVAHHPADLAEVAQIEALFAMAEREFGGVDILVSNAGIQHVAPVEQFPLESWDKIIALNLSAVFHGTRLALPGMRARNWGRIINIASVHGLVGSTGKAAYVAAKHGVVGLTKVVGLETATSNVTCNAICPGWVLTPLVQKQIDDRAANGVDPQQARHDLLAEKQPSLAFVTPEHLGELVLFLCSEAGSQVRGAAWNVDGGWLAQ, via the coding sequence ATGACTTTGAAAGGCAAGACTGCACTCGTCACCGGCTCCACCAGCGGCATCGGCTTGGGCATCGCCCAGGTGCTGGCCCGCGCCGGTGCCAACATCCTGCTCAATGGCTTCGGCGACCCGGCGGCGGCACTGGCGCAAATCGCCAGCCATGGCGTCAAGGTTGCCCACCACCCGGCGGACCTGGCCGAGGTGGCGCAGATCGAAGCGCTGTTCGCGATGGCCGAGCGCGAGTTCGGCGGTGTCGACATCCTGGTCAGCAACGCCGGCATCCAGCACGTGGCGCCGGTGGAGCAGTTCCCGCTGGAGAGCTGGGACAAGATCATCGCCCTCAACCTCTCGGCCGTGTTCCATGGCACCCGCCTGGCCCTGCCGGGCATGCGCGCGCGCAACTGGGGGCGGATCATCAATATCGCTTCGGTGCACGGGCTGGTCGGTTCCACCGGCAAGGCGGCCTATGTGGCGGCCAAGCACGGTGTGGTCGGGTTGACCAAGGTGGTGGGGCTGGAAACCGCCACCAGCAACGTCACCTGCAATGCCATCTGCCCAGGCTGGGTGCTGACCCCGCTGGTGCAGAAACAGATCGACGATCGTGCCGCCAACGGCGTCGACCCACAGCAAGCACGGCACGATCTGCTGGCCGAGAAACAACCCTCGCTGGCCTTCGTCACGCCCGAGCACCTCGGTGAGCTGGTACTATTCTTGTGCAGCGAGGCCGGTAGCCAGGTTCGCGGAGCCGCCTGGAACGTCGATGGTGGCTGGTTGGCCCAATGA
- the eco gene encoding serine protease inhibitor ecotin, giving the protein MRPNPMTAIFALTLAAVAPAMAASLKDVAPYPEAEKGFTRQVIHLPAQTDESAHKLEILAGKTLQVDCNRQRLAGSLQEHTLEGWGYSYYRLDKVGGPASTLMACPDGKKTQAFVPVVGEGFMLRYNSKLPVVVYVPKGVEVRYRVWSASPDVQSAKVE; this is encoded by the coding sequence ATGCGCCCTAACCCAATGACCGCGATCTTTGCCCTGACCCTGGCCGCCGTCGCTCCGGCGATGGCTGCCAGCCTCAAGGACGTCGCGCCCTATCCCGAGGCGGAAAAAGGCTTTACCCGGCAGGTCATCCACCTGCCGGCGCAAACCGATGAATCGGCCCACAAGCTGGAAATCCTGGCGGGCAAGACGCTGCAAGTGGACTGCAACCGCCAGCGCCTGGCCGGCAGCCTGCAAGAGCACACCCTGGAAGGCTGGGGCTACAGCTACTACCGCCTGGACAAGGTCGGTGGCCCGGCCAGCACCCTGATGGCCTGCCCGGATGGCAAGAAGACCCAGGCCTTCGTGCCGGTGGTCGGTGAAGGCTTCATGCTGCGCTACAACAGCAAGCTGCCGGTGGTGGTGTACGTGCCCAAGGGGGTCGAAGTGCGTTATCGCGTGTGGTCGGCGTCGCCTGACGTGCAAAGCGCTAAAGTGGAATAA
- a CDS encoding acetoacetate--CoA ligase, which translates to MNDVLWRPSTAQIEASRMDAFRRRVNLRYNLQLNDYAALHRWSIEQRAAFWQTLADYFQVAWHTPPSQILSEGALMPQARWFSGATLNFAEHLLRRRDDRPALVSVREDGQRVVFTHARLAAEVAGLQKAFKAAGIEPGDRIAAVMPNTWQTLVAMLACSSLGAVWSTSSPEFGLHGIIDRFGQIEPKLLLVCAGYQYAGKSIDQVDKINQVCAQLPGLQQLIVVPYTRPQTQASEFSAAKVSLWDDFYKAGGEPLFASLPFDHPLYILYSSGTTGVPKCIVHRAGGVLLQHLKEHGLHNDLKADDVLFYYTTCGWMMWNWLASGLAIGATLVLYDGSPFHPGPERLLDLIDAERIQAFGTSAKYLAALEQQGLEPARSHRLDSLQLILSTGSPLSPHSYDYVYGKIKADLCLASMSGGTDIVSCFVLGNPTLPVRRGEMACKGLGMAVEVWNEQGQPVLDEKGELVCTRNFPSMPLGFWNDDGGSRYHDAYFSQFPGVWTQGDYAEQRSSGGLLIHGRSDAVLNPGGVRIGTAEIYRQVEKVEEVLESVAIGQDWHGDVRVVLFVRLRDGLQLDDALRQRIRQVIRQYTTPRHVPAVIAQVSDIPRTISGKLVELAIRNVVHGLPVKNTDALANPQALEQFRDRTELRDQA; encoded by the coding sequence ATGAACGACGTGCTCTGGCGCCCCTCCACGGCGCAGATCGAAGCCAGCCGGATGGATGCCTTCCGTCGCCGGGTCAACCTGCGCTACAACCTGCAGCTCAACGACTATGCGGCCTTGCACCGCTGGAGCATCGAGCAGCGCGCGGCCTTCTGGCAAACCCTTGCCGACTATTTCCAGGTGGCCTGGCACACCCCGCCCAGCCAGATCCTCAGCGAAGGCGCGCTGATGCCTCAAGCCCGCTGGTTCAGCGGCGCCACCCTGAATTTCGCCGAACACCTGCTGCGCCGGCGTGACGACCGACCTGCACTGGTTTCTGTTCGCGAAGATGGCCAGCGGGTAGTCTTCACCCATGCCCGACTGGCCGCCGAAGTCGCGGGCCTGCAGAAGGCGTTCAAGGCCGCCGGCATCGAGCCCGGAGACCGCATCGCCGCCGTGATGCCCAACACCTGGCAGACCCTGGTGGCGATGCTCGCCTGCAGCAGCCTTGGCGCGGTCTGGTCGACGTCTTCGCCAGAGTTCGGCCTGCACGGCATCATCGACCGGTTTGGCCAGATCGAACCGAAACTGCTGTTGGTCTGCGCCGGTTATCAATACGCCGGCAAGTCGATCGATCAGGTCGACAAGATCAACCAGGTCTGCGCCCAGCTTCCGGGGCTGCAGCAGTTGATCGTGGTGCCTTATACCCGCCCCCAGACCCAAGCGTCCGAATTCAGCGCCGCCAAGGTCAGCCTGTGGGACGACTTCTACAAGGCCGGTGGCGAACCTTTATTTGCTTCGCTGCCATTCGACCACCCGCTGTACATCCTCTATTCCAGCGGCACCACCGGTGTGCCCAAGTGCATCGTCCACCGCGCCGGTGGCGTGCTGCTGCAGCACCTCAAGGAACACGGCCTGCACAACGACCTGAAGGCCGACGACGTACTGTTCTACTACACCACCTGTGGCTGGATGATGTGGAACTGGCTGGCCAGCGGCCTGGCCATCGGTGCCACCCTGGTGCTGTACGACGGCTCGCCATTCCACCCCGGCCCCGAGCGCCTGCTCGACCTGATCGACGCCGAACGCATCCAGGCCTTCGGCACCAGTGCCAAGTACCTGGCCGCGCTGGAGCAGCAAGGGCTGGAGCCTGCGCGCAGTCATCGGCTGGACAGCCTGCAACTGATCCTCTCCACCGGCTCGCCCTTGTCGCCTCACAGCTACGACTACGTGTACGGCAAGATCAAGGCCGACCTGTGCCTGGCGTCGATGTCCGGGGGCACCGATATCGTCTCGTGCTTCGTGCTCGGCAACCCGACCCTGCCGGTGCGCCGCGGCGAGATGGCCTGCAAGGGCCTGGGCATGGCGGTGGAGGTGTGGAACGAACAGGGCCAGCCGGTACTCGATGAAAAAGGCGAGCTGGTCTGCACCCGCAACTTCCCCTCCATGCCCTTGGGCTTCTGGAATGACGACGGCGGCAGCCGCTACCACGACGCCTATTTCAGCCAGTTCCCCGGGGTCTGGACACAGGGCGACTACGCCGAGCAGCGTAGCAGCGGCGGCCTGCTGATACATGGCCGCTCCGATGCCGTGCTCAACCCGGGCGGCGTGCGGATCGGCACCGCAGAGATCTACCGCCAGGTGGAAAAGGTCGAAGAAGTGCTGGAAAGCGTGGCCATCGGCCAGGACTGGCACGGCGATGTGCGCGTGGTGCTGTTTGTGCGCCTGCGCGATGGCCTGCAACTGGACGACGCCCTGCGCCAGCGCATTCGCCAGGTGATCCGCCAGTACACCACGCCACGCCATGTGCCGGCGGTGATTGCCCAGGTCAGCGACATCCCGCGCACCATCAGCGGCAAGCTGGTGGAACTGGCCATCCGCAATGTGGTGCATGGGCTGCCGGTGAAAAATACCGATGCCCTGGCCAACCCCCAGGCGCTGGAGCAGTTTCGTGACCGCACGGAGCTGCGTGATCAGGCATAA
- a CDS encoding peptidylprolyl isomerase has translation MKAQARHILVKTADEAEKLKQRIANGEAFDVLARKFSICPSGKRGGDLGEIRPGQMVGAIDQVIFKKPLRVVHGPIKSKFGFHLVQTFYRD, from the coding sequence ATGAAAGCTCAAGCCCGCCACATCCTGGTCAAGACCGCTGACGAAGCCGAAAAGCTCAAACAGCGCATCGCCAACGGCGAAGCTTTCGATGTGCTGGCCAGGAAGTTCTCCATCTGCCCTTCGGGCAAACGTGGCGGCGACCTCGGTGAAATCCGCCCCGGGCAGATGGTAGGCGCGATCGACCAGGTGATCTTCAAGAAGCCCCTGCGCGTGGTCCACGGCCCGATCAAGAGCAAGTTCGGCTTCCACCTGGTGCAGACCTTCTACCGCGACTGA